A region of Streptomyces sp. NBC_01267 DNA encodes the following proteins:
- the rpmA gene encoding 50S ribosomal protein L27 — translation MAHKKGASSTRNGRDSNAQRLGVKRFGGQVVNAGEILVRQRGTHFHPGSGVGRGGDDTLFALNPGAVEFGTHRGRKVVNIVPVA, via the coding sequence ATGGCACATAAGAAGGGCGCATCGTCCACTCGGAACGGGCGCGATTCCAATGCTCAGCGGCTCGGCGTGAAGCGCTTCGGCGGTCAGGTCGTCAACGCCGGTGAGATCCTGGTCCGCCAGCGCGGCACCCACTTCCACCCGGGCTCCGGCGTCGGCCGTGGCGGCGACGACACGCTGTTCGCGCTGAACCCCGGTGCGGTCGAGTTCGGCACGCACCGTGGCCGCAAGGTCGTGAACATCGTTCCGGTCGCCTGA
- the rplU gene encoding 50S ribosomal protein L21, whose translation MYAIVRSGGRQHKVAVDDIVEVDKIPTAKVGDTVELSTLLVVDGDAVTSDPWVLAGIKVQAEVVDHHKGAKIDILRYKNKTGYRRRQGHRQQYTAIKVTGIPAAAK comes from the coding sequence GTGTACGCCATCGTGCGCAGCGGTGGTCGCCAGCACAAGGTTGCTGTCGACGACATCGTTGAGGTTGACAAGATTCCCACCGCCAAGGTTGGCGACACGGTCGAGCTCTCGACCCTGCTCGTGGTCGACGGCGACGCCGTCACCAGCGACCCGTGGGTGCTTGCCGGTATCAAGGTCCAGGCCGAGGTCGTGGATCACCACAAGGGCGCGAAGATCGACATCCTTCGCTACAAGAACAAGACCGGCTACCGCCGTCGCCAGGGTCACCGCCAGCAGTACACGGCGATCAAGGTCACCGGTATCCCCGCGGCTGCGAAGTAA